A window of Trichoderma atroviride chromosome 3, complete sequence contains these coding sequences:
- a CDS encoding uncharacterized protein (EggNog:ENOG41), which yields MPMALDERLGGMFSNFLLTRPMDSEDAVRRLGRGYPYGNMWPSPVVPANHYVSGAQPGRGHAAPSMQDRPRSRAQVSDQTFQIRQWMELTGTPNPLRFMGQGGLAGALQALVDEIMEEEAMGAGAGALGVHIGEELVTYSTLDPSLYTPTPERPWRGIWVGDYSAHGCEFLLIHQPDDPPATDAELGIFRDEQDSDEAWEKKRLEARMYRGRLEGIKLTGDPNIPRGEYTFVANDLGPDGFVETATDAQFSGARIVKSEGHIAATGFLRDKFIETQLILISPNKLAMHWVGFGHISFLERVNIDQLLAP from the exons AtgcccatggccttggacGAACGACTGGGTGGCATGTTTAGCAATTTTCTGCTCACAAGGCCAATGGACTCTGAGGACGCGGTCCGACGGCTGGGACGGGGATATCCTTATGGAAACATGTGGCCATCGCCTGTTGTCCCGGCAAACCACTATGTGTCGGGCGCTCAGCCAGGTCGAGGCCATGCCGCTCCCTCGATGCAGGACAGGCCCCGAAGCAGAGCCCAGGTTTCTGACCAGACTTTCCAGATACGACAATGGATGGAGTTGACGGGCACGCCTAACCCTCTCAGGTTCATGGGGCAGGGAGGCCTCGCCGGAGCCCTCCAGGCTCTAGTTGACGAGATtatggaggaagaggcaatGGGTGCTGGGGCTGGTGCCCTTGGCGTGCACATTGGCGAAGAGCTCGTCACATACTCGACTCTCGACCCGTCACTATACACCCCAACGCCAGAAAGGCCGTGGAGGGGGATTTGGGTTGGCGACTACAGCGCACATGGCTGCGAATTTTTGTTGATACATCAGCCCGATGACCCACCCGCCACGGATGCCGAATTGGGCATTTTCCGTGACGAGCAGGATAGTGACGAGgcatgggagaagaagagactaGAAGCGAGAATGTACAGAGGTCGCTTAGAGGGCATTAAGCTGACAGGGGATCCAAATATCCCGAGAGGGGAGTATACCTTTGTGGCCAATGACTTGGGCCCGGACGGCTTCGTCGAAACTGCCACAGACGCTCAATTCTCCGGGGCCAGGATAGTGAAAAGCGAAGGTCACATTGCCGCGACGGGCTTTCTCAGAG ACAAGTTCATTGAAACCCAGCTGATCCTCATCAGCCCGAACAAGCTCGCAATGCACTGGGTTGGATTCGGTCACATTAGCTTCTTAGAGAGAGTCAACATTGACCAGTTACTTGCTCCCTAA
- a CDS encoding uncharacterized protein (EggNog:ENOG41~SECRETED:SignalP(1-16)), whose amino-acid sequence MKVLAIATILIAAVSAAPTKELCPSPIPPIPSYGLPSPPLNGEIPPLNGGNPPLNGVIPPVDSVIPPVNVANPPVDDVIPPVNVANPPVDDVIPPVNVATPVSGSNVFGQFECPAGLLYSNPQCCSVDVLGIADLDCSSPSKTPKDASDFQDICDTAGKKAQCCAVPIAGQAVLCQDVIGAY is encoded by the exons ATGAAGGTCCTCGCCATTGCCACCATTCTCATCGCCGCTGTCAGCGCCGCTCCTACCAAGGAGTTGTGCCCTTCCCCTATCCCACCTATTCCTTCTTATGGACTCCCCAGCCCACCTCTCAACGGTGAAATCCCCCCTCTCAACGGCGGCAACCCACCTTTGAACGGTGTAATTCCTCCTGTTGACAGCGTGATTCCTCCCGTCAACGTTGCGAATCCTCCCGTCGACGATGTTATTCCTCCCGTCAACGTTGCGAATCCTCCCGTCGATGATGTGATCCCCCCCGTCAACGTTGCAACTCCTGTCAGTGGCAGCAACGTATTCGGCCAATTCGAGTGCCCTGCCGGGCTCCTCTACTCCAACCCCCAATGCTGCTCTGTTGATGTCCTCGGCATTGCCGACCTCGACTGCAGCTCCC CATCGAAAACTCCCAAGGACGCCAGTGATTTCCAGGATATCTGTGACACGGCTGGCAAGAAGGCTCAGTGCTGTGCTGTCCCTATT GCCGGCCAAGCTGTCCTTTGCCAGGACGTCATTGGCGCCTACTAA
- a CDS encoding uncharacterized protein (SECRETED:SignalP(1-16)), translating into MKVLAIATILIAAVSAAPTKELCPSPIPPIPSYGLPSPPLNGEIPPLNGGNPPLNGVIPPVDSVIPPVNVANPPVDDVIPPVNVANPPVDDVIPPVNVATPVSGSNVFGQFECPAGLLYSNPQCCSVDVLGIADLDCSSRKLSTLYTHLNPVSESKP; encoded by the coding sequence ATGAAGGTCCTCGCCATTGCCACCATTCTCATCGCCGCTGTCAGCGCCGCTCCTACCAAGGAGTTGTGCCCTTCCCCTATCCCACCTATTCCTTCTTATGGACTCCCCAGCCCACCTCTCAACGGTGAAATCCCCCCTCTCAACGGCGGCAACCCACCTTTGAACGGTGTAATTCCTCCTGTTGACAGCGTGATTCCTCCCGTCAACGTTGCGAATCCTCCCGTCGACGATGTTATTCCTCCCGTCAACGTTGCGAATCCTCCCGTCGATGATGTGATCCCCCCCGTCAACGTTGCAACTCCTGTCAGTGGCAGCAACGTATTCGGCCAATTCGAGTGCCCTGCCGGGCTCCTCTACTCCAACCCCCAATGCTGCTCTGTTGATGTCCTCGGCATTGCCGACCTCGACTGCAGCTCCCGTAAGTTATCAACACTCTACACACATCTAAATCCCGTCTCCGAATCTAAACCATAG